Proteins encoded together in one Pseudomonadota bacterium window:
- a CDS encoding MATE family efflux transporter, whose product MPITAPSPVISLSSPWRVELRAMVNLSWPLILTNLTMSLIGATDVLMIGWLGANDLAAATLGFNLCMLAAIFCMGLMTASAPMIASELGRMHNSVRDVRRTFRQSFWVAFTVILPIWLVLWNAEALLLAMGQLPDLAAKAQIYVRAYMFSILPFMMLMVMRNFISALERPLWSLIIGIIGVLGNILVNYALIFGNFGFPALGVLGAGIASVLTNALMVAGMALVLTGDRQFRRYRLFGNFWRTDWTRYRGIWNLGLPIAISFGLEGGVFSIAVILMGWIDTLSVAAHAIALQIASISFMVPMGLAQAATVRVGLGHGRGDAAMIHRAGWTAFVLGTGFMTLMALSLWIFPEQLASLFIDYSNPDAEAVMALAVEFLMLAAIFQIADGAQVVGAGMLRGLQDTRIPMLFAALGYWVVGIGVGAGLAFWAGWDGVGIWTGLASGLAVVAVLMLIRWMMRDRLGLVPKPNQ is encoded by the coding sequence ATGCCGATCACCGCGCCCTCTCCTGTCATTTCGCTGTCATCGCCCTGGCGGGTGGAGCTGCGCGCCATGGTCAACCTGTCATGGCCATTGATCCTGACCAATCTTACCATGTCGCTGATCGGTGCCACAGATGTGCTGATGATCGGCTGGCTCGGGGCGAATGATCTGGCTGCAGCCACGCTCGGCTTCAACCTGTGCATGCTGGCAGCGATTTTCTGCATGGGGCTGATGACCGCGAGCGCGCCGATGATCGCCAGCGAACTGGGCCGGATGCATAATAGCGTGCGCGATGTCCGCCGCACCTTCCGCCAGAGCTTTTGGGTGGCCTTCACCGTCATCCTGCCGATCTGGCTGGTGTTGTGGAATGCCGAAGCGCTGTTGCTGGCCATGGGGCAGTTGCCTGACCTTGCAGCCAAGGCGCAAATCTATGTCCGCGCCTATATGTTCTCAATCCTGCCATTCATGATGCTGATGGTGATGCGCAACTTTATCTCGGCGCTCGAGCGGCCACTATGGTCGCTGATCATCGGTATTATCGGTGTGCTCGGCAATATTCTGGTCAACTATGCGCTGATCTTCGGCAATTTCGGCTTCCCTGCCCTTGGCGTATTGGGCGCAGGTATCGCCAGCGTGCTTACCAATGCACTGATGGTCGCGGGCATGGCGCTGGTGCTCACCGGTGACCGGCAGTTTCGCCGCTACCGGCTGTTCGGCAATTTCTGGCGTACCGACTGGACGCGCTATCGTGGTATCTGGAATCTCGGACTGCCGATTGCGATTTCCTTCGGGCTGGAGGGCGGCGTATTCAGCATTGCGGTGATCCTGATGGGGTGGATCGATACACTCTCGGTTGCAGCGCATGCCATTGCGCTGCAGATCGCCTCGATCAGCTTCATGGTGCCGATGGGCCTGGCCCAGGCGGCGACAGTGCGTGTCGGTCTGGGTCATGGCCGGGGCGATGCGGCGATGATTCACCGTGCCGGCTGGACTGCCTTTGTATTGGGTACCGGCTTCATGACACTGATGGCGCTCAGTCTGTGGATATTCCCGGAACAGCTGGCCAGCCTGTTTATTGATTACAGCAACCCCGATGCCGAAGCGGTGATGGCACTGGCGGTCGAGTTCCTGATGCTGGCGGCGATCTTCCAGATCGCCGATGGCGCGCAGGTAGTCGGCGCCGGCATGCTGCGCGGATTGCAGGATACCCGGATACCGATGCTGTTTGCGGCCTTGGGTTATTGGGTTGTCGGCATCGGTGTCGGCGCCGGATTGGCCTTCTGGGCCGGCTGGGATGGCGTCGGCATCTGGACCGGGCTTGCGTCAGGGCTGGCGGTGGTAGCGGTACTTATGCTGATCCGCTGGATGATGCGCGACCGGCTGGGGTTGGTGCCCAAACCCAACCAGTAA
- the rph gene encoding ribonuclease PH has product MSSRPSGRTPDEMRAIMIETGFTKHAEGSCLISFGDTRVLCTASIEERVPPWLRGKGEGWVTGEYSMLPRATHSRGSREAARGKQSGRTQEIQRLIGRSLRAVVDLKKLGERQITLDCDVIQADGGTRTASISGAWVALRLAVNTLLEQKLIEHDPITQKVAAISCGVYQGTPVLDLDYDEDSNADADANFVLIGDGNIAEVQATAEGATYDEEALLRLLRLARMGCDGIFAAQDKAVA; this is encoded by the coding sequence ATGTCTTCACGCCCTTCGGGCCGCACGCCGGATGAAATGCGCGCCATTATGATTGAAACCGGTTTCACCAAACATGCTGAAGGTTCGTGCCTGATCAGCTTTGGCGATACCCGGGTGCTGTGCACCGCCAGCATCGAGGAGCGGGTGCCGCCCTGGCTGCGCGGCAAGGGCGAAGGCTGGGTCACCGGCGAATATTCGATGCTGCCCCGGGCCACCCATAGCCGCGGCAGCCGTGAAGCTGCGCGCGGCAAACAATCGGGCCGGACACAAGAAATTCAGCGGCTAATCGGGCGATCCTTGCGCGCTGTGGTGGACTTGAAGAAGCTGGGCGAGCGCCAGATTACGCTCGATTGTGATGTGATTCAGGCCGATGGCGGCACCCGCACCGCCAGCATCAGCGGCGCATGGGTCGCTTTGCGGCTGGCGGTCAACACTCTGCTCGAGCAAAAGCTGATCGAGCATGACCCGATCACCCAGAAAGTCGCTGCCATCAGCTGCGGTGTCTATCAGGGCACGCCGGTGCTCGATCTCGATTATGACGAAGACAGCAACGCCGATGCCGACGCCAATTTCGTGCTGATCGGCGATGGCAATATCGCCGAGGTGCAGGCCACCGCCGAAGGCGCAACCTATGATGAAGAAGCGCTGCTGCGGCTGCTGCGGCTGGCACGGATGGGTTGTGACGGCATCTTTGCGGCACAGGACAAGGCGGTAGCCTAA
- a CDS encoding copper chaperone PCu(A)C: MACSPQEQTDAPTEEAIEFTVTDAEVALSPVPGRPAAAYFTLNGGASERSLTSVDIVGADNVMLHETVENDGVASMQEIEAITIPAGEKVTFERGGKHVMIFGLDAPAEGETVAMTLNFADGETLAVEATASTIGSDSE, translated from the coding sequence ATGGCATGCAGCCCGCAGGAGCAGACCGATGCTCCGACGGAAGAGGCAATCGAATTCACGGTAACGGATGCAGAGGTGGCGCTTTCGCCGGTCCCGGGGCGCCCGGCAGCGGCCTATTTTACCCTGAATGGCGGTGCAAGCGAACGCAGCCTGACCAGCGTCGATATTGTCGGCGCAGACAATGTCATGCTGCATGAAACGGTTGAAAATGATGGCGTGGCATCGATGCAGGAAATTGAAGCGATCACCATCCCGGCAGGCGAAAAGGTAACCTTTGAACGCGGCGGCAAGCATGTGATGATTTTCGGTCTGGACGCGCCTGCCGAAGGTGAAACCGTCGCGATGACGCTGAACTTTGCCGATGGCGAAACACTGGCAGTGGAAGCAACAGCCAGCACCATCGGCAGCGACAGCGAATAA
- the grpE gene encoding nucleotide exchange factor GrpE — MNNDNKIDDTATEAELKGVPEDLREGGDNAGEQGDDANTANIAELEAAMNEAKQQLLYAQAETQNVRRRMEKEVQDARAYAATGFARDILSVSDNLARALEAIPDDLRDDEKWKGLIAGIEATGRELEKVFGQHGINRIPAMGLLLDPNQHQAMVEIPTDEHEPGIIVQEMQTGYMIKDRLLRAAYVGVAKKPD; from the coding sequence ATGAACAACGACAACAAAATCGATGATACAGCTACAGAAGCCGAATTGAAAGGTGTTCCTGAAGATCTGCGCGAAGGCGGCGATAATGCAGGCGAACAGGGCGATGATGCTAACACCGCGAATATTGCCGAGCTCGAAGCCGCAATGAATGAAGCGAAACAGCAGCTGCTCTACGCCCAGGCTGAGACACAGAATGTCCGCCGCCGGATGGAAAAGGAAGTGCAGGATGCGCGTGCTTATGCGGCAACCGGTTTTGCCCGCGATATCCTCTCGGTCTCGGACAATCTGGCCCGTGCACTGGAAGCAATTCCCGATGACTTGCGCGACGATGAGAAATGGAAAGGTCTGATTGCAGGTATCGAGGCAACCGGGCGGGAACTTGAAAAGGTATTCGGCCAGCATGGCATCAACCGCATCCCTGCGATGGGTCTGCTGCTCGACCCCAACCAGCACCAGGCGATGGTCGAGATACCCACTGACGAGCATGAACCTGGCATAATCGTGCAGGAAATGCAGACTGGATATATGATCAAGGACCGCTTGCTCCGGGCGGCCTATGTCGGTGTGGCGAAGAAACCGGATTAG
- a CDS encoding GntP family permease codes for MLSAIGLVGSLVLLIWMTVRGINILLAAPIAALLVALTSGLALLPPMAINEAPDFASAYMAGFTGFFADWFFMFLLGAIFGEIMGASGAAASVAHWIVERIGIRYAVLAVVLACAVLTYGGVSVFIVSFSVYSLAVHLFREADLPRRFIPAALAFGSVTFTMTSAGSPEIQNLIPMQYLNTTAYAAWEVSLLVALLMAGLGYIWLQFMVRRAVARGEHFVERDSDDAHDKLRNLPPPLLCILPLVAVLVVFLIFQYPQSVGALSAILPAESLGKWALVVALGSGAAVAMAVGWASRHSMPDAFSRGAVSAVIAIVNTCAVVGFGAVAKLTPAFQEALTAVQALPGDPLIGAAIAVTVIAGLTGSASGGQSIALPLIAPHYIDAGANPDQLHRTVAIASGALDSLPHNGYVVTTIRAVCGETHAAAYPAVGALTVIVPIIGLGVALAAFGLF; via the coding sequence ATGCTGAGTGCGATTGGCCTTGTCGGCAGCCTTGTCCTGCTGATCTGGATGACGGTGCGCGGGATCAATATCCTGCTGGCTGCACCGATCGCCGCATTGCTGGTTGCACTGACATCGGGTCTGGCCCTGCTGCCACCCATGGCTATCAATGAAGCTCCGGATTTTGCCAGCGCCTATATGGCCGGCTTTACCGGCTTTTTCGCTGACTGGTTCTTTATGTTTCTGCTCGGCGCGATTTTCGGCGAGATTATGGGCGCGAGCGGGGCCGCGGCCAGCGTTGCCCACTGGATTGTCGAGCGCATCGGCATCCGCTATGCGGTTCTTGCTGTGGTTCTTGCCTGTGCAGTGCTCACCTATGGCGGGGTCAGCGTGTTTATCGTCAGTTTCTCGGTCTATTCGCTGGCGGTGCATCTCTTCCGTGAAGCCGATCTGCCGCGCCGCTTCATTCCGGCGGCGCTGGCCTTCGGGTCGGTGACCTTCACCATGACCAGTGCCGGGTCACCCGAAATCCAGAATCTCATCCCGATGCAATATCTGAACACCACCGCCTATGCCGCATGGGAGGTCAGCCTGCTGGTAGCGTTGCTGATGGCCGGACTGGGTTATATCTGGCTGCAGTTCATGGTCCGTCGCGCGGTCGCACGCGGCGAGCATTTCGTCGAACGCGACAGTGATGATGCGCATGACAAGCTGCGCAACCTGCCGCCGCCTCTGCTGTGTATCTTGCCGTTAGTGGCGGTGCTGGTGGTATTTCTGATCTTCCAATACCCGCAATCTGTAGGGGCTTTATCTGCTATCCTGCCCGCAGAATCGCTTGGCAAATGGGCCTTGGTGGTTGCACTTGGAAGCGGTGCGGCTGTGGCCATGGCGGTTGGCTGGGCATCACGACATTCCATGCCCGATGCGTTTTCACGCGGTGCGGTGAGCGCGGTTATCGCTATCGTCAATACCTGTGCGGTCGTAGGCTTTGGTGCCGTAGCCAAACTCACTCCCGCTTTTCAGGAAGCACTGACCGCTGTGCAGGCCCTGCCCGGCGATCCGCTGATCGGTGCGGCGATAGCCGTGACTGTGATCGCTGGCCTCACCGGATCTGCCTCGGGCGGACAGAGCATCGCCCTGCCGCTGATCGCGCCGCATTATATCGATGCCGGCGCCAATCCGGACCAGCTGCACCGCACCGTTGCCATCGCCTCGGGCGCACTCGATAGCCTGCCGCATAATGGTTATGTCGTGACTACCATCCGTGCCGTATGTGGCGAGACCCACGCCGCCGCCTATCCAGCGGTCGGCGCGCTCACCGTGATTGTGCCGATTATTGGCCTTGGCGTTGCTCTGGCCGCTTTCGGCCTCTTCTGA
- a CDS encoding alpha/beta hydrolase has product MSEKRQIVYFHGLPGTAEELQLFIEAEHFENMDIFVPGRRNTKDRQATDTYFQSLARQVDKHFPAGKIEIIGFSLGTFAALQTVPHIERHIDRIDLIAIAAPLHWGAYLDAMAGKAVFSTAQKSAMGFRTMVAVQGLFSRLMPDWMFAQIFNSATGKDADLAQTEDFRAVIADMISQSLNQNRSAYMAEIMRYVRDWQLADVVRSIPVKLWHGEADNWTPLAMAHDMQSYLGAYAELETFAGLSHYSTLQTALPQILTGAKASVDLERSSTKP; this is encoded by the coding sequence ATGAGTGAGAAGCGGCAAATCGTTTACTTTCATGGCCTTCCCGGGACAGCGGAAGAGTTGCAGCTGTTCATTGAGGCGGAGCATTTCGAAAATATGGATATATTCGTGCCGGGGCGGCGCAATACAAAGGACCGCCAGGCAACGGACACATATTTTCAGTCCTTGGCGAGGCAGGTCGACAAGCACTTTCCGGCAGGTAAAATCGAAATTATCGGCTTCTCTCTTGGAACCTTTGCCGCATTGCAAACCGTGCCGCATATTGAAAGACACATTGACCGGATTGACCTGATCGCCATTGCCGCTCCGCTGCATTGGGGCGCATATCTTGACGCAATGGCTGGCAAAGCGGTGTTCTCCACAGCACAAAAAAGCGCCATGGGTTTTCGCACCATGGTAGCGGTTCAAGGGCTTTTCTCGCGGCTAATGCCAGACTGGATGTTTGCACAAATATTCAACAGCGCAACCGGTAAAGATGCTGATCTTGCGCAGACAGAGGATTTTCGCGCCGTTATTGCCGATATGATTAGCCAAAGCCTCAATCAAAATCGTTCTGCGTATATGGCTGAGATAATGCGCTATGTTCGCGACTGGCAGCTTGCCGATGTCGTGCGCTCAATACCTGTGAAACTGTGGCACGGAGAAGCGGACAACTGGACGCCTTTGGCAATGGCGCATGACATGCAGAGCTATTTGGGTGCATATGCGGAATTGGAAACTTTCGCGGGTCTGTCGCATTATTCCACGTTACAAACTGCGCTTCCGCAAATCCTTACTGGCGCAAAGGCAAGTGTTGATCTTGAGCGATCTTCCACAAAACCCTAG
- a CDS encoding CAP domain-containing protein, whose amino-acid sequence MKKALILLTALSPVLLGCIPASEGEAAAPPKIRSVYDGTPAPRGDTMLRRTMMQTHNAARRDVGAAALSWDNTLARSAQIYADKLARTGRFEHDPDNTGPAAQGENLWMGTRNAFGYAEMAGGWVDERKMFKPGIFPDNSTTGRWSDVGHYTQIIWPTNTHMGCALASSRSNDYLVCRYSPGGNIVGRDPLKG is encoded by the coding sequence ATGAAAAAGGCCCTTATCCTGTTGACGGCGCTTTCGCCAGTGCTGCTCGGGTGCATCCCGGCGAGCGAAGGCGAAGCTGCAGCCCCGCCCAAAATCCGTTCAGTCTATGATGGCACACCAGCGCCGCGTGGCGATACGATGCTGCGCCGGACGATGATGCAGACGCATAATGCGGCACGTCGCGATGTCGGAGCGGCGGCGCTAAGCTGGGATAATACCCTGGCCCGCTCGGCGCAGATCTATGCCGATAAGCTGGCGCGTACTGGTAGGTTCGAGCATGATCCCGACAATACAGGCCCTGCTGCTCAGGGCGAGAATCTGTGGATGGGGACGCGCAATGCCTTTGGTTATGCCGAAATGGCCGGAGGCTGGGTCGATGAGCGCAAGATGTTCAAGCCCGGTATTTTCCCGGATAACAGCACCACGGGCCGCTGGAGCGATGTCGGCCATTACACCCAGATTATCTGGCCGACCAACACCCATATGGGCTGTGCGCTCGCCAGCAGCCGCAGCAATGACTATCTGGTCTGCCGCTACAGCCCAGGTGGCAATATTGTCGGCCGTGACCCGCTTAAAGGCTAG
- the hemW gene encoding radical SAM family heme chaperone HemW, whose protein sequence is MTGNSATMMNDRQTGLALYVHWPFCISKCPYCDFNSHVRADIDDQAWAKALLADMAYEAGLTPDGLVHSIFFGGGTPSLMPPALVARLIDAAGQHWGFTDDVEITLEANPSSVEAARFGDLAAAGVNRVSLGLQSFDDAALRFLGRAHGAEEGLAALGVAQQNFERVSFDLIYALPDQTLDQWRAMLQRALDQDTGHLSLYQLTIEPNTRFASDVRRGLFDPMDGDRAADFYALTEEMTHAAGLPAYEISNHARPGEESRHNLTYWRYGDYIGIGPGAHGRRLQEATERHKKPENYLSAVARNGRGIKTSRHLAPREAASEALMMGLRLTEGVDLAMLAARFGLSKSDIIDRQKLAMLNDMGLCEAKNDHIRVVRKAHILLDTIIAELAVFEEVEVAS, encoded by the coding sequence ATGACCGGCAATAGCGCAACAATGATGAATGACAGGCAAACGGGGCTGGCACTCTATGTGCATTGGCCGTTTTGCATCTCCAAATGTCCCTATTGCGATTTCAACAGCCATGTCCGCGCCGATATTGATGACCAGGCATGGGCCAAAGCGCTGCTCGCCGATATGGCCTATGAGGCTGGACTGACGCCTGATGGCCTGGTGCATTCGATTTTTTTCGGTGGTGGTACACCGTCGCTGATGCCCCCGGCCCTGGTGGCACGACTGATCGATGCAGCCGGACAGCATTGGGGCTTTACCGATGATGTCGAGATCACATTGGAAGCCAACCCGTCCTCGGTCGAGGCGGCGCGCTTTGGCGATCTGGCGGCAGCAGGCGTCAACCGTGTATCGCTCGGTTTGCAGAGCTTCGATGATGCGGCGCTGCGCTTTCTTGGACGGGCGCATGGCGCTGAGGAGGGACTGGCTGCACTCGGGGTCGCGCAGCAAAATTTCGAACGCGTTTCGTTCGATCTGATCTATGCCCTGCCCGATCAGACACTCGACCAATGGCGCGCCATGCTGCAGCGGGCGCTGGATCAGGACACCGGCCATCTCTCCCTCTACCAGCTCACCATCGAGCCCAATACCCGCTTCGCCAGCGATGTGCGTCGCGGCCTGTTCGATCCGATGGATGGCGACCGCGCCGCCGATTTCTATGCCCTGACCGAGGAAATGACCCACGCCGCCGGTCTGCCCGCCTATGAGATCAGCAACCATGCGCGACCCGGAGAGGAGAGTCGGCACAACCTCACCTATTGGCGCTATGGCGATTATATCGGCATCGGCCCTGGCGCCCATGGCCGCCGCCTGCAGGAAGCGACCGAGCGGCATAAAAAGCCGGAAAACTATCTCTCCGCAGTGGCGCGCAATGGCCGTGGGATCAAGACAAGCCGCCATCTCGCGCCCCGCGAAGCTGCGAGTGAGGCGCTGATGATGGGGTTGCGGCTGACCGAGGGGGTTGATCTGGCGATGTTGGCCGCGCGTTTCGGTCTGTCAAAAAGCGACATCATCGATCGGCAGAAACTGGCGATGCTGAACGATATGGGACTGTGCGAAGCAAAAAATGACCATATCCGTGTCGTCCGCAAAGCACATATCCTGCTCGACACGATTATCGCCGAACTGGCGGTGTTTGAGGAAGTCGAAGTCGCTTCCTGA
- the hrcA gene encoding heat-inducible transcriptional repressor HrcA → MVTTPISDMDDRTRDVFRIVVESYLDSGVPVGSRTISKTSDLNLSPASIRNVMQDLEEIGLLAAPHTSAGRMPTEQGLRLFVDGMMQVAEPTPEERAAIETQLNGNGPIEDALAAATTALSGLSACAGVVMVPNREPKLKQCNFVRLSEQQILAVLVGEDGSVENRLIETDSPLPTSALEEAANFITSRFSGRNLSEAFAAMGEEIARERAAIDKASADLVARGIATWSKDSAARPVLIVRGQANLLDNEAVADLERVRQLLGELEEMQEIASLLDSAREARSTRIFIGAENNLFSLSGSSVIAAPYRDGQGRVVGVIGVIGPTRLNYGRVVPMVDFTARSLTRLLG, encoded by the coding sequence ATGGTCACCACACCCATCTCCGATATGGACGACCGCACCCGCGATGTGTTTCGCATCGTTGTCGAGAGCTATCTCGATAGCGGCGTGCCGGTGGGTTCGCGGACCATCTCAAAGACTTCCGATCTCAACCTTTCGCCCGCCTCTATCCGCAATGTGATGCAGGATCTGGAGGAGATAGGTCTGCTCGCTGCGCCGCATACCAGCGCCGGCCGGATGCCGACAGAGCAGGGGTTGCGGCTGTTTGTCGATGGCATGATGCAGGTGGCTGAACCGACGCCCGAGGAGCGCGCTGCGATCGAGACCCAGCTCAACGGCAATGGCCCGATCGAGGATGCGCTGGCGGCGGCGACCACTGCGCTTTCGGGTCTTTCCGCATGTGCCGGGGTGGTGATGGTGCCCAATCGCGAGCCCAAGCTGAAACAATGTAACTTCGTCCGTCTGTCGGAGCAGCAGATATTGGCGGTCCTGGTCGGCGAGGATGGGAGCGTCGAGAACCGGCTGATCGAAACCGATTCACCGCTGCCGACATCGGCTCTGGAAGAGGCGGCCAATTTCATCACCAGCCGCTTTTCCGGGCGCAATCTCAGTGAAGCCTTTGCAGCAATGGGTGAAGAAATTGCCAGAGAACGTGCCGCCATCGACAAGGCCAGCGCTGATCTGGTGGCGCGCGGCATTGCAACCTGGTCGAAGGATAGCGCTGCGCGTCCGGTGCTGATCGTACGCGGTCAGGCCAATCTGCTCGACAATGAGGCGGTGGCGGATCTGGAGCGGGTGCGGCAATTGCTGGGCGAATTGGAGGAGATGCAGGAGATTGCCTCACTGCTCGACAGCGCGCGCGAAGCCCGATCGACACGGATTTTTATCGGCGCGGAGAATAATTTATTCTCGCTTTCCGGCTCATCTGTGATAGCGGCCCCCTATCGTGACGGGCAGGGCCGGGTCGTCGGCGTCATCGGCGTGATCGGACCCACCCGCTTGAACTATGGCCGTGTGGTTCCCATGGTGGACTTTACGGCGCGCAGCCTGACCCGGCTATTGGGCTGA
- the rdgB gene encoding RdgB/HAM1 family non-canonical purine NTP pyrophosphatase has product MTHRKLEPGRLIIATHNRGKLAEIDALLAPHGLQTEAAGDLGLPEPEETGTTFAENALIKARSACEATGCVALADDSGLCVAALGGAPGVYTADWAEKQWFEAQALGGEGRDWYLAMGKVEGKLAELGPDTDRSAYFISTLALVWPDGHYEIFEGRAYGSLTWPPRGTLGFGYDPVFVPNGETQSYAQLGPEHKMEHDHRADAFAKLVASVF; this is encoded by the coding sequence ATGACCCACCGCAAACTCGAGCCGGGCCGGCTGATCATCGCCACCCATAACAGGGGCAAGCTGGCGGAAATCGATGCGCTGCTGGCGCCCCATGGCTTGCAGACCGAGGCAGCGGGTGATCTCGGTTTGCCCGAACCCGAGGAAACCGGTACAACATTTGCCGAAAACGCGTTGATCAAGGCGCGATCGGCCTGTGAGGCTACGGGTTGCGTCGCACTCGCCGATGATAGTGGGCTATGCGTCGCCGCACTTGGCGGCGCGCCGGGTGTTTACACCGCCGATTGGGCTGAAAAGCAGTGGTTTGAGGCCCAGGCCCTGGGCGGAGAAGGACGCGACTGGTATCTCGCCATGGGCAAGGTCGAGGGCAAGCTGGCCGAGCTGGGCCCTGATACCGATCGCAGTGCCTATTTTATCTCGACGCTGGCGCTGGTCTGGCCCGATGGCCATTATGAAATATTCGAGGGCCGCGCTTATGGTTCGCTGACATGGCCGCCACGCGGCACACTGGGCTTTGGCTATGACCCGGTTTTCGTCCCCAATGGCGAGACGCAAAGCTATGCCCAGCTGGGACCGGAACACAAAATGGAGCATGACCACCGCGCCGATGCGTTCGCCAAGCTGGTAGCCTCGGTTTTCTAG
- a CDS encoding tyrosine recombinase XerC, whose amino-acid sequence MDRQAILAAWRQHLEQGKRYSPNTVRAYGSTAERLLEAIPGCTSWAAIAELDSRDIRSHLAARRVEGLGNRSIARELSVIRQLIRFAAKQTGRSDIAPLPRGPRLKRSLPRAIAADAAIALAEAVSEEASEPWVAARDWAVLLLLYGAGLRIGEALGLNAGVLPLERTLRITGKGNKQRIVPILPQVAKAVNDYGALSPWGKSTEEPLFRGVRGGRLDPAMVRRAVQRARAALGLPDSATPHALRHSFATHLLGGGADLRSLQELLGHASLSSTQIYTAVDAAQLMDIYDKAHPRA is encoded by the coding sequence ATGGACAGGCAGGCGATCCTTGCCGCATGGCGGCAGCATCTGGAACAGGGCAAGCGTTATTCGCCCAACACCGTGCGCGCCTATGGCAGCACTGCCGAACGGCTGCTTGAGGCAATCCCAGGCTGCACCAGCTGGGCCGCGATTGCCGAACTGGATTCGCGTGATATCCGCAGCCATCTGGCAGCACGCCGCGTGGAGGGCCTGGGTAATCGCAGTATTGCGCGCGAATTGTCGGTGATCCGCCAACTCATCCGTTTTGCCGCCAAACAGACAGGCCGCAGCGACATCGCGCCGCTGCCGCGCGGACCACGACTAAAGCGCAGCCTGCCGCGCGCCATTGCCGCCGATGCCGCGATTGCCCTGGCCGAAGCCGTATCCGAAGAAGCCAGCGAACCATGGGTCGCGGCGCGCGACTGGGCGGTGCTGTTGCTGCTCTATGGCGCCGGACTGCGCATCGGCGAGGCGCTTGGCCTCAATGCCGGTGTGCTGCCGCTGGAACGAACGCTGCGCATCACCGGCAAGGGCAACAAGCAGCGTATCGTGCCGATCCTGCCGCAAGTGGCCAAGGCGGTGAATGATTACGGCGCGCTGTCACCATGGGGAAAAAGCACAGAGGAACCACTGTTCCGCGGCGTGCGCGGCGGGCGGCTCGATCCCGCCATGGTCCGCCGCGCGGTGCAGCGCGCCCGTGCTGCACTGGGCCTGCCCGACAGCGCGACACCCCATGCGCTGCGTCACAGCTTTGCGACACATCTGCTCGGTGGCGGTGCCGATTTGCGCTCGCTGCAGGAACTGCTCGGCCATGCGAGCCTCAGTTCGACGCAAATCTACACCGCCGTCGATGCGGCTCAGCTGATGGATATTTACGACAAGGCGCATCCGCGGGCGTGA
- a CDS encoding vgr related protein, translated as MPHKGRPLTFGEIAMVQSVFGNAVDTATVRVCRHKWFWFQPRKTVMAPMGHIHFHPKSELWRDDFSTARLGLRGLFVHEMVHVWQHQQGIFLPIRRHAFCRYDYSLKPGWTLERYGIEQQAEIVRHVYLLREGADLPGAPPLEHYNGILPFTPVASQIA; from the coding sequence ATGCCGCATAAAGGCCGCCCACTGACATTTGGCGAGATTGCCATGGTGCAGTCGGTCTTCGGCAATGCCGTCGATACCGCAACGGTGCGCGTGTGTCGGCACAAATGGTTCTGGTTCCAGCCGCGCAAAACGGTAATGGCACCGATGGGGCATATCCATTTCCACCCCAAGAGCGAATTGTGGCGCGACGATTTCAGCACTGCACGGCTTGGTCTGCGCGGTCTGTTTGTCCATGAAATGGTGCATGTCTGGCAGCATCAGCAAGGTATATTCCTGCCGATCCGGCGTCATGCTTTCTGCCGTTATGACTACAGTCTCAAGCCAGGATGGACACTGGAGCGCTATGGCATTGAGCAGCAGGCGGAGATTGTCCGTCATGTCTATCTGCTGCGTGAGGGCGCCGATCTGCCCGGTGCACCGCCACTCGAGCATTATAACGGCATATTGCCTTTCACCCCCGTTGCCAGTCAGATTGCCTGA